In one window of Campylobacter coli DNA:
- the tgt gene encoding tRNA guanosine(34) transglycosylase Tgt produces MEFKLKHKDNLARVCEITTAHSTFETPIFMPVGTVGAVKSLDAIDLKEKLNAKIILANTYHMYLRPGSKIVKHFGGLHGFTNFDRSFLTDSGGFQAFSLSANSKHFQDGIEFKSHIDGSKHLFTPKSVLDTQYDLNSDIMMILDDLIALPATKERIKVSVDRTIKWAKEAIDYHKQMQIQGLGLKQNIFGIIQGGIDYEERKRCALALNEMDFDGLAIGGLSVGEENALMYETVENLNPFLDENRPRYLMGVGTPEDLVENIERGVDMFDCVMPTRNARNGTFFTNFGKFNIKRAEFINDHESIDNECSCYTCRNFSRGYLNHLFKAKELTFFRLASLHNLHYYLTLVAQAREAIKKSEFKKFKYEFYAKRLTNGM; encoded by the coding sequence ATGGAATTTAAATTAAAGCATAAAGACAACCTAGCTAGAGTATGTGAGATAACAACAGCTCACAGCACTTTTGAAACCCCTATTTTTATGCCAGTAGGCACAGTGGGCGCTGTAAAAAGCCTTGATGCTATCGATCTTAAAGAAAAGCTTAATGCAAAAATCATCCTAGCAAATACTTATCATATGTATTTACGACCCGGTTCTAAAATCGTAAAGCACTTTGGTGGCTTGCATGGCTTTACAAATTTCGATAGAAGTTTTCTTACTGATAGCGGTGGTTTTCAAGCTTTTTCACTTTCTGCTAATTCTAAACATTTTCAAGATGGTATAGAATTTAAAAGCCATATAGACGGTTCTAAACATTTATTTACTCCTAAAAGTGTATTAGACACCCAATATGATTTAAACAGCGATATTATGATGATACTAGATGATCTTATCGCTCTTCCTGCCACAAAAGAACGTATTAAAGTATCAGTAGATAGGACTATAAAATGGGCAAAAGAGGCGATTGATTATCACAAACAAATGCAAATTCAAGGACTAGGTTTAAAACAAAATATTTTTGGAATCATACAAGGGGGAATCGACTATGAAGAACGCAAGCGCTGCGCTTTAGCTCTCAATGAAATGGATTTTGATGGACTTGCTATAGGAGGACTTAGTGTAGGTGAAGAAAATGCTCTTATGTATGAAACTGTGGAAAATTTAAATCCTTTTTTAGATGAAAATCGCCCCCGCTACCTTATGGGGGTTGGAACTCCTGAGGATTTGGTTGAAAACATAGAACGAGGGGTGGATATGTTTGATTGTGTTATGCCTACTAGAAATGCTAGAAATGGGACTTTTTTTACAAATTTCGGCAAATTTAATATCAAAAGAGCTGAATTTATCAATGATCATGAAAGCATTGATAATGAATGCTCATGCTATACTTGTCGTAATTTCTCACGCGGATATTTAAATCATCTTTTTAAAGCCAAAGAATTAACCTTTTTTCGCTTAGCTAGCTTGCATAATTTACATTATTATCTAACCCTAGTAGCGCAAGCACGAGAGGCGATAAAAAAGTCTGAATTTAAAAAATTTAAATACGAATTTTACGCCAAAAGGCTAACTAATGGTATGTGA
- a CDS encoding CorA family divalent cation transporter yields MVCDENLSKFLANKNLNTLYMDFLGQKILILNSYNPKTKKGNFSVFGFEDDKIFKLEDTQFKPFSLNDFLSTIRTILEDYKNENTHFEYILERKENILLKGNLIKNFFKKSFILKQKINKNLKNISLLDEALSSLAGTSPHKKALKPINFAVGIALKNNKEMITRLNELHLLMSAIKNEKINQSLYFLSILSAIFLPLNLIVGFFGMNTNDLFLSNVKNATWYVFALICFILLSSLIIYRKKRKKELEFEDKILSK; encoded by the coding sequence ATGGTATGTGATGAGAATTTAAGTAAATTTCTTGCAAATAAAAATTTAAATACCTTATATATGGATTTTTTAGGGCAAAAAATTTTGATTTTAAATTCTTACAACCCAAAAACTAAAAAGGGAAATTTTAGTGTTTTTGGATTTGAGGATGATAAAATATTTAAACTTGAAGATACTCAATTTAAACCCTTTTCTTTAAATGATTTTTTAAGTACCATTCGCACTATTTTAGAGGATTATAAAAATGAAAATACCCACTTTGAGTACATTCTAGAGCGCAAAGAAAATATACTTTTAAAGGGCAATTTGATTAAAAATTTTTTCAAGAAAAGCTTTATCCTAAAACAAAAAATCAATAAAAACTTAAAAAATATCTCCTTGCTTGATGAAGCTTTAAGCTCACTAGCGGGAACGAGTCCGCATAAAAAAGCTTTAAAGCCGATTAATTTTGCTGTTGGAATTGCATTAAAAAACAATAAAGAAATGATTACTAGACTGAATGAACTTCATTTACTAATGAGTGCGATTAAAAATGAAAAAATAAATCAAAGCTTATATTTTTTAAGCATATTATCTGCAATATTTTTACCTCTTAATCTAATAGTGGGTTTTTTTGGTATGAATACTAATGATTTGTTTTTAAGCAATGTCAAGAATGCAACTTGGTATGTTTTTGCTCTTATATGTTTTATTTTATTAAGTAGCTTGATTATTTATCGTAAAAAAAGAAAAAAAGAATTAGAATTTGAAGATAAGATCTTAAGCAAATAA